A single genomic interval of Aedes aegypti strain LVP_AGWG chromosome 1, AaegL5.0 Primary Assembly, whole genome shotgun sequence harbors:
- the LOC5576119 gene encoding DNA replication licensing factor Mcm5 → MDGFDDVGIFFSDNFGDDGQQQNSNQINLQQLKKKYREFIRTFCEANFSYKYRDNLKRNYLLGRYYLEVEIEDLAGFDETLADKLYKQPTEHLQIFEEAAREVADEITSPRPEDEEQVHDIQILLTSGANPTNIRDLKSECVSRLVKVAGIIIAASGIKAKATKISIQCRSCSNVIPNLPVNPGLEGYQLPRKCTTEQTGRPKCPMDPYFIMPDKCKCVDFQVLKLQELPDFIPQGEIPRHMQLFCDRTLCERVVPGNRVLIHGIFSIRKIGKPSKQDGREKAIIGVRAPYMRVVGITVDTEGMGSISRFSNITTEEESTFRKLAANPNIYDSLSESLAPSIFGSQDIKKAIVCLLFGGSRKRMPDGLTRRGDINILLLGDPGTAKSQLLKFVEQVAPIAVYTSGKGSSAAGLTASVIRDPATRNFVMEGGAMVLADGGVVCIDEFDKMKEDDRVAIHEAMEQQTISIAKAGITTTLNSRCSVLAAANSIFGRWDDTKGEENIDFMPTILSRFDMIFIVKDVHDQARDITLAKHVMNVHMNANKTTLETQEGEVPLALFKKYINYCRTHCGPRLNEEAAEKLKSRYVLMRSGAGEHERMADKRLSIPITVRQLEAVIRISESLAKMQLQPFATEAHVTEALRLFQVSTLDAAMSGSLAGAEGFFTEEDTEVLNRIEKQLKRRFAIGSQVSEQSIIQDFARQKYPEQAVLKVIHTMIRRGELQHRMQRKMLYRLS, encoded by the exons ATGGACGGATTCGACGATGTCGGAATATTCTTCTCGGACAACTTTGGCGACGATGGGCAGCAGCAGAACTCGAACCAGATCAACCTTCAGCAGCTGAAGAAGAAGTACCGGGAATTCATCCGGACGTTCTGTGAAGCGAACTTCAGCTATAAATATCG TGATAACCTGAAGCGGAACTACCTGTTGGGTCGCTACTATCTGGAGGTGGAGATCGAGGACTTGGCCGGTTTCGACGAGACTCTGGCCGATAAGCTGTACAAGCAACCGACGGAGCATTTGCAGATTTTCGAGGAAGCCGCCCGGGAAGTGGCCGATGAGATCACTTCCCCCAGGCCGGAAGATGAGGAGCAGGTTCATGACATTCAGATTCTGCTCACTTCGGGGGCCAATCCGACCAACATTCGGGATCTGAAGTCGGAATGTGTTTCGCGGTTGGTCAAGGTGGCCGGCATTATTATTGCCGCGTCCGGGATAAAGGCCAAGGCGACTAAGATTTCGATTCAGTGCCGGTCGTGCAGCAACGTGATTCCCAATCTGCCGGTCAATCCGGGACTGGAGGGGTATCAGCTGCCGAGGAAGTGCACGACGGAGCAGACCGGTCGCCCGAAATGTCCAATGGATCCGTACTTTATCATGCCGGACAAGTGTAAGTGCGTGGACTTCCAGGTGCTGAAGTTACAGGAGCTTCCGGACTTCATCCCTCAGGGAGAGATCCCTCGGCACATGCAACTGTTCTGCGATCGAACTTTGTGCGAGCGGGTCGTGCCCGGAAATCGGGTCCTGATCCATGGAATCTTCTCGATTCGGAAGATTGGCAAACCGAGCAAACAGGATGGCCGTGAGAAGGCTATTATAGGAGTCAGGGCCCCTTACATGAGGGTGGTCGGGATTACGGTTGATACCGAAGGCATGGGTTCCATTTCTCGGTTCAGCAACATCACGACCGAGGAGGAATCGACGTTCCGCAAGCTGGCGGCCAATCCGAACATCTACGATTCCCTGTCGGAGAGTTTGGCCCCGAGTATCTTCGGCTCGCAGGACATCAAGAAGGCCATCGTTTGCTTGCTGTTCGGAGGATCGAGGAAGCGAATGCCGGATGGGTTGACCCGTCGTGGGGACATCAATATCCTACTGCTGGGAGATCCCGGAACGGCCAAGTCTCAGCTGCTGAAATTTGTGGAGCAGGTGGCTCCAATTGCGGTTTACACGTCCGGAAAGGGTTCCAGTGCTGCGGGTTTAACTGCTTCCGTCATTCGGGATCCGGCGACGAGGAACTTCGTCATGGAAGGAGGTGCCATGGTCCTGGCGGATGGTGGAGTCGTTTGTATTGACGAGTTCGACAAGATGAAAGAAGACGATCGCGTGGCCATTCACGAAGCCATGGAACAGCAGACCATTTCGATTGCCAAGGCCGGGATCACGACGACCTTGAACTCGCGCTGCTCGGTTCTGGCCGCGGCTAATTCCATCTTCGGCCGTTGGGACGATACCAAGGGCGAGGAGAACATCGACTTCATGCCAACGATTTTGTCCCGTTTCGATATGATCTTCATCGTGAAGGACGTCCACGACCAGGCTCGGGACATCACCCTGGCCAAGCACGTCATGAATGTCCATATGAACGCCAATAAGACCACTCTGGAGACCCAGGAAGGCGAAGTTCCCTTGGCCCTGTTCAAGAAGTACATCAACTACTGCCGGACGCATTGCGGGCCCCGTTTGAACGAAGAGGCCGCCGAAAAGCTCAAGTCCCGTTATGTCCTGATGCGAAGCGGAGCTGGGGAACACGAACGCATGGCGGACAAGCGCCTTTCCATCCCCATCACCGTCCGTCAGCTGGAAGCCGTCATCCGTATCTCGGAGTCCCTGGCTAAAATGCAGCTTCAACCCTTCGCCACAGAAGCTCACGTCACGGAAGCCCTGCGCCTGTTCCAAGTCTCAACACTGGACGCGGCCATGTCCGGATCCCTTGCGGGCGCCGAGGGCTTCTTCACCGAGGAGGACACCGAAGTGCTGAACCGAATCGAGAAGCAGCTGAAGCGACGGTTCGCCATCGGATCGCAGGTTTCCGAGCAGAGCATCATCCAGGACTTTGCCCGCCAGAAGTACCCGGAGCAGGCCGTTCTGAAGGTGATTCACACCATGATTCGGCGCGGAGAGTTGCAGCACCGGATGCAGAGAAAGATGCTGTACCGGTTGTCGTAG